CGGCCCGGACGCGGCGTTCTGGACGTCTTCAGATCTGGCCCGTACCTGCGACGCGCCCGACTTCCTGGCACGGGAGCTCGAAGGCGGCCACATTTTCACCGACTACATGATGGATCTCGGCCTGGTCGCGGTGTCCGCGGACGAGGTCGGCGTCTTCTGGTCGTTCAACGCGCTGTGAGCGTGGGGCGGTGAATCGGCCGCTACGCGCTCCTCGACGACCGCGTCTGCCTCTCATCTGAGCTGACAGGGGCAGACCGGGCGGGCGGAAGGCTGATTCATCGGCCGGTTCGGAAGGCGCGGGCGAGCCGGCCGGAAGCCTGAGTAGCACGGCTTCCCGTGAGACCGGGTCGGCCACACCCAGATCCCCGGCTTGCAGCAAGAACCCTTCGAGCGTCGACGTGTCAAGTACGCATGTGGGCCTGTGAGGTTCACGCCGTCTCTGGCCGACACGCCTGAGTACGCGCACTCAGGCGTGCAGTTCGACAATATGCGAACCTCTAGGCAGTACGTACGAATTCGGCACGGCAGTGCCGGCGAGGGGTGGACATGCAGGACAGCGATCTGAGGGTTTCGGAGGACGGCCTCACCCGGCTCGCTGACGACCTGGACAAGATGCAAGGCCATCTGGAACGGCAGATCCGCGACATGGACCGGGTGGTCGACAGCATCGCGGCCGGCTGGCAGGGTCCCACGGCTACGGCCTACCGCTCCTTGCATCGGGGGGCGGCAGAGGACGCCGTGCGGATCCGGCAGGTGCTCGCCCTCCTCGAAGAGGCCACCCGGGCCGCTCGTGACGGCTTCACAGCCCAGGAACTGGAGATCCTGGCCGCGTTCAAGCAAGTGCAGAGCCAGGAGGACGTGGCGGCGTCCGCCGAGGAATTGACCGTGCCCGACCAGGCTCCAGCGGCTCCGCAGAGCCGTCTGCAGGACATCTGAGAGCAGCGAGGAACAGCACCACCATGTCGGACGACGACCGTATAACCGTCGATTTCGCCACCCTGCAGCGCCTTTCCGGCGACCTGGAGGAGATCCTCAAGAACCTCAACGAGAAGCTCGACCTGCTCTATGAGCGCACCAAGAAGGCCGTTCTGAGCTGGGACGGTGAAGCCCGGCAGGCCTTCATCGACGAGCTCGACAAATGGGATCGCTCGGCCCAGGACCTCAAGGCCGCGCAGGCCTGGCTCCACGAGGTCGTGGTCAAGGGACACCTCAACTACGCGGCGGCGAACAAATCCGTGCTCCAGGGCTGGGGAGGCGGTGCCTGATGGCCGGCCCCACCCCGGGCCCCACCCCGGCGCAGCCGCCTGCCGGAGGCGGCAACATCGACGTCAAGCCGTCGAGCTTGTGGACCGTCTCCGGCCGGGTCGCCGGTCAGCAGGACCCCATGATGCGAGGTGGGAACACACTCGTGCAGGAGCTGCAGAAGTACCCGGACGCCGGTGGGGCGGGCACCAGCGCCGAGAAGTTCGCGCAGGCCTACAAGAAGATAGGCAACCGCTGGCTGGAGGTGTTGGGCAAGAGCGTGGTCAGCATCGGGGGTGTCGCCGTCGGCTTCACGGAGACCGCCAACGCCTACACCAAGGCCGATGCGGCGGCCCACCCCAAGCCCGGGAAGGCCGCGGAGCAGCGCCCCCTGCCCACGGTCATCGACAAGGACCCCAAGTTCGCCAGCGTCCCCGACATCAAGTGGGGTGATGACGACGGCGGAGACGACCTGATCCGCGGCGCGATGGAGGGCATACCGGAGATCGTCCGGGATGTTCTGCAGCCCGCCGCGAAGAACATCTTCCGCGTCGGCAAAGTGGCGGACGTCCACCCCTTCCCGCAGCAGCACTACCTCAACTCGCACTGCCACAGCTGGATGAACGCCTCGACCGTCCCGGGCAACACGGCGGCCGAGCTGACGAGCATCATCGGCACCATCACCAACCACGGCCGGGCCGACTGGGAAGCCGCCATGCGGACGTTCTGCAGTGCGCTGTGGGGCGCGACGGCCTGGGGGCAGTCCGGTCCGTCCCGGCACGGCTACCAGTGGGCGCACACCACCGGCCCGCACGGGGCACAGGTGGCCACGGGCAGTCAGCCGGTGATGGCCGTCCTGGCCGACGTGGCGATCAAGATCAGCGACTGTCTGCGCGAGTATGCGGAAGCCGCCGTCGAGCTGAACCACGACATCTCCGAAGAGCTCAAGCGAGCCATGAAGAAGGCCGCCATGAGCATCATCGACGACCTGGAGAAGGCCAAGGAGAAGCCCAGTCTCAAGACCATCGCCGGCGCCGTCACCAGCGTGGCCAGCGGGGCGGGTGGCGCCGTCGGGCTCCTGCTGAAGTTCGACGTCAACACGGTCCTGAACCTGGACAAGGCCAAGCTCAACCGGATCGTGGACGAGTACACCGGCATCGTGGACGGCCTCACCACGCGCATGGAGGCGCTCCAGAAGGTCCTGGACGAAGCGCACATGAGTGCCCCGAAGTTCGAGGCCGGCGTAGCCCGCGCCCACGGCTTCGGCGCCCGGTCCCTGGAGGACTTCAAGAGCACCTCGCAGACCTGGCTGAAGATCGACTCGGCCACCGGCAAGTACGTGTTGGACTTGGCGGCCAACGAATACATGGCCGACGGCCACACGCTGGACAAGCACGTGGGGAAGACGGACGAGCAGCTGGCGCAGCGCCTGCGCGACCAGCAGGATCCACCTACGAACGCCTGGCCTCACGGGAAACCGACGATGAGAGCCTCCTCGGCCTTCCCGAACTATCAACGGGCACAAGAGCTCACCCAGTACAACCTCAACCACAACGCTGCAGCGATCGATGCGTGGATCAAGGGTCCGCCGCCACCGCCCCAAAATGACGTGAGGACCTTCACGGCTACGGCGCCCAACGGCGAGATCAGCGGCCGCAGCGTGAGTAAGCAGCCGACCGACCCGACCGAACCGCTGTCGGGTTACAAGCAGGGTGGCCTACTTGCCAGGGCCGAGGAAGTGACAGGTATCGACACGAGGATCAGGTACGACAGCAACCGAAATCCTCCCTTCACCGTCATGACGTCCATGCCCAGCAAGTGAGAAAGGCTCTTCGAATATGTCCATCGACCAGGCGTCCTGGGAAGCGGCGGTACGGCACCTCTATGAGGACGCGTTCTCGTTCAGTGCCACCGGTCCGCGTCAGCACGATGACTGGCAGGTTGACGTGCTCGCCGTCATGCAGCGCGCCGTTCCCGACCCGCGTGGCTGGGCCGGGCTCGACGACACCGCGAACAAGCGCTCTCAGGAGCACCCCGACTTCCCGTTCTGCCGTCCGTCTTTCAGGGACGATCCGTCCCGCCCCCTCACCCCAGCCGATGTCAGGGAACGTTTGTACGGGATCGACCGTGCGAGCGCCGAGAACCTCCTCCTCGCACTCACCGAC
This DNA window, taken from Streptomyces sp. TN58, encodes the following:
- a CDS encoding WXG100 family type VII secretion target, with the translated sequence MQDSDLRVSEDGLTRLADDLDKMQGHLERQIRDMDRVVDSIAAGWQGPTATAYRSLHRGAAEDAVRIRQVLALLEEATRAARDGFTAQELEILAAFKQVQSQEDVAASAEELTVPDQAPAAPQSRLQDI
- a CDS encoding WXG100 family type VII secretion target; the protein is MSDDDRITVDFATLQRLSGDLEEILKNLNEKLDLLYERTKKAVLSWDGEARQAFIDELDKWDRSAQDLKAAQAWLHEVVVKGHLNYAAANKSVLQGWGGGA
- a CDS encoding RNase A-like domain-containing protein, whose product is MAGPTPGPTPAQPPAGGGNIDVKPSSLWTVSGRVAGQQDPMMRGGNTLVQELQKYPDAGGAGTSAEKFAQAYKKIGNRWLEVLGKSVVSIGGVAVGFTETANAYTKADAAAHPKPGKAAEQRPLPTVIDKDPKFASVPDIKWGDDDGGDDLIRGAMEGIPEIVRDVLQPAAKNIFRVGKVADVHPFPQQHYLNSHCHSWMNASTVPGNTAAELTSIIGTITNHGRADWEAAMRTFCSALWGATAWGQSGPSRHGYQWAHTTGPHGAQVATGSQPVMAVLADVAIKISDCLREYAEAAVELNHDISEELKRAMKKAAMSIIDDLEKAKEKPSLKTIAGAVTSVASGAGGAVGLLLKFDVNTVLNLDKAKLNRIVDEYTGIVDGLTTRMEALQKVLDEAHMSAPKFEAGVARAHGFGARSLEDFKSTSQTWLKIDSATGKYVLDLAANEYMADGHTLDKHVGKTDEQLAQRLRDQQDPPTNAWPHGKPTMRASSAFPNYQRAQELTQYNLNHNAAAIDAWIKGPPPPPQNDVRTFTATAPNGEISGRSVSKQPTDPTEPLSGYKQGGLLARAEEVTGIDTRIRYDSNRNPPFTVMTSMPSK